CAGATCCCTCGGCGTGGCGTGCAGGTACGAGGAGCCCACCACCACGCCCTTGCCGTCCCGCTCCCACGTGGCGCTCTTCATGCCCAGCTTGTCGAGCAGCAGCACCCACGGCCAGTCCTTGCCCAGCGTGGGCTTCAGCGCCGCGTCCAGCACCCCGGCCAGCAGCGTCGCGTCCCCCGACGAGTACCTCCACGAGGTCCCCGGCGCGTCGCTGCGCTCGTGCGCGGTGATGAAGGACACCATGTCCCGGCGGCCCTCGCCGTACAGCATCGCCAGCACCGAGGACGTCTGGTACGTGCCGCCGTTCTCGTAGTCCTCGCGCCAGTCCAGCCCCGAGGCGAACTCCAGGAGGTTCTGCACGGTGATGGCGCAGTTGTCCTGCCGCGAGGCCTTCACGTACTCGCAGATGGAGTCGTCCAGGTTCAGCGAGCCCCGCTTCACCGCGATGCCCACCAGCGCGCTGGTGACGCTCTTCGACATGGACCAGGCCAGGTGCCGCTTGCTCGCGTCGAAGCCGCGCCCGTACCGCTCGTACACCACCCGGCCCCTGTGGATGATGACGACCCCATCCGTGCGCAAGCCCTTGCGCTCCTCGTCCTTGCCCTGGAGCGTGAAGGCGTAGTCCTCCAGCGCCCGGATTTGAGCCGCCCTCGCCGCGGCGACCTCCGCGCGGCCATCGGGCCATTCCTCCGTCGGCCAGGGGGTGGCGGGCGTGGGGCAGTCGGCGGCCCGGGCGGGCTGCGCGAGCACCAGGGCCGTGGCGAGAAACAGGGGGGACATTCCGCGAAGTCGGCGCATGGGAGGACCGGTCAGAAGGTGTAACGGAGCAGGGGAACCACCAGGGCCCGCGAGGCGGTGGCCTCCACCAGGGAGCGCGGACGCTCGGGGACTCGCGACAGGGTGGGCGGCGGCACGGGCGCCGTCGCGCGCATCGTCAGCGTCACCGCCGTGGGCAGCACCAGCGCCTCCACCAGCGTGAAGAGCGCCGCGTCCCCCAGGTCATCCACCGTGGCCCCGAGCAGCACCGCCCCCGTCACCGCCAGCACATGCACCCCGAGCGCCACCCAGACGGCCGGTTGGAAGCGCACGCTGCCCGGTTGCAACGCATTGCCCACCAGCCACTGCGCCCCCGTCACCGCCAGCGGCGGCACCACCAACAGCAGCACCATCGCCGGAGCCGCCGCCAGCACCAGGTCCGACGAGAGCGAGCCCACCCACGCGCTCAGCGCCAGCGTCGCCGGCACCGCCACCACCGCCGCGCCCGCCCCCGTGCCCAGCTCCAGCGCCGTCCACTTCACCGGGTTGTCTGTCATCAGGCCCGCCGGCAACAGCCGCGCCGACTCCGGCGCCGCCCGCGCCGTCATCGGCACCATCCACAACACCAGCGCCAGCGCCCACACCACTCCAGGGCTCACGCCCCGCCGCGCCTGGCGCGCATCCGCTCGCAAGGGGAACATGGGCTCCTGTCATATCATCGACACGCGCCCGCCGTGCCCCCCCTGCCCCCCACCCGGGGGGCTTTTCGCCGCCCTTCGCTTCGTGCCACCGTGGACTCCACGGCGAGTACGCGTGCCTGACTCCAAGCACATCCTCCAACGCTGGCATCCGCTCGGACGGCTGGGGCTGTTCACCCTGGTGTATTGCGCCAGCATCGCCCTGGGCATGCGGCTCAACGCCTCGGACGAGCACTTCTCCACCCTGTGGCCGCCCAGTGGCGTGCTGCTCTGCGCGCTGCTGCTCTCCCGCTTCCGCGACTGGCCCGCGCTCCTGCTCGCCGCCGTCCTCCTCAAGCCCTTCGTCTCCTTCCCGGGACACCTGCCGCACCTGGGCGGCTTCCTCCTGTCCACCGGCAGCGCCCTGGAATCCCTCGCCGGCGCCTTCCTGCTGCGCCGCTACGCCGGCTTCCGCCCCTCCCTGGAGCGCGTCCGGGACGTGCTCCTGCTGGTGGGGCTCGGCGCCCTGCTGAGCACCGTGCTCGGCGCCACCCCGGGTGTCACCCTCATGGCCCTCCAGGGCGAAATCCCCTGGCGGGAGTGGAGCGGCCAGTGGCGCGTCTTCTGGGTGGGAGATGCCATGGGCGTGCTGCTGGTGGCCCCCGTGCTGCTCTCCTGGTCCACCCGCGGCCTCGAGGGCTGGAGCCGCGCCCGCCAGCTGGAGCTCGCCGTGCTGCTGGGGGCGCTCGTGCTCGCGGTGGACCTCGTCTTCCACCTGGGCCCCGGAGAAGCCAGCGTCTACCACCCCGTCAGCTACCTGGCCTTCCCCTTCATCCTCTGGGCCGCGCTGCGCTTCGAGGTGCGCGGCACCTCGGCGGCCATGGTGGCCCTGACGGCCGTGGCCCTCCAGCACACGCTCGCGGGCAATGGCCCCTTCGCCGCCGGGCCCCCGGGCAGCTCCAGCACCGCGCGCCTCGTCTTCCTCCAGTCCTTCCTGGCCGCCGTGGGCGCCTCCGGGCTGCTGCTGGCCGCCGCCCTCGGCGAGCGCCGGCGCGCCCAGGAGAAGGCCACCCTGCTCAACCGCGAGCTGCGCCAGTCCCTGCATGCGCTCGCCACCGCCCAGCAGGAGCTGGTGCACCGCGAGCGCCTGGCCGCCTTGGGCGAGCTGTCCGCCAGCGTCGCCCACGAGGTGCGCAACCCCCTGGGCGTCATCGCCAACTCGGTGGCCGCCCTCTCGCGCATGGTGGAGCCCACGCACGGCACCTCCTGGGAGCTGCTCGGCGTCATGGGCGAGGAGGTGGCCCGGTTGGACCATCTCATCAACGGGCTGCTGGACTTCGCCCGCCCGCAGGTGCCCCGCCTGCTGCCCCAGCCGCTCGGCCCCGTGGTGGACGGCGCCCTGGAGGCCGCCTCACGCTCCCAGCCCCAGGCCCCGCGCGTGCGGGTGACGCGCGAGCTGGACCCGGCCCTGCCCGACGCCCCGCTGGACGCGCAGCTGCTGCACCTGGCGCTGAGCAACCTCTTCACCAACGCCCTGCAGGCCATGCCCCAGGGCGGCGCCCTGCACATCGGGCTCACGCACGTGCCGGCACGCGGCGGCGTGCCCCTGGCCCGCGTCTCCATCACCGACTCGGGCCCGGGCATTCCTCCCGAGGCCATGGCGCGCCTCTTCGAGCCCTTCTACACCACCAAGGCCTCGGGCACCGGCCTGGGGCTCGCCATCGTGCGGCGCATCGTCGAGGCCCACCACGGCTCGGTGGAGGTGCGCTCCACCCCGGGCCAGGGGACGACCTTCACCGTCCTGCTGCCCCTGGCCGAGGCCTCCCGCTCCGCCGCCTGAGTCCGCGGCGTCAGAAGGGGATGCCGTTGTCGTCGTCCCCGCCGCCACCGCCGCTGAAGTCGTCGTCGCCGTGCGGAGGCGGCTCGTCGCCCCCACCGCCGCCGTCGCCGCCCCGCTGCCGGGCGATCTCCGCCTCGATGGCCGCCAGCAGCTGGCGCTCCCGGTCATGCCACCGCGACTTGCTCGGGTCGTTCAGTGAACGCCGCGCGCCATTCGCGTAGTACTCCAGGTCACCCATGCTCGCGCCCCGGATGGGCCCGCCCTTGCTGCGGCCGTAGTTGGGGAACACCTCTCCCGCGCCCCCACCCCCGCCACCGCCACCACCGCCCGAGGAGGCCGCGCGCCTCGGCGCCGCCGCCGCGTCCGGCGTCGCGCCAATGCTCATCTCCCCCAGCTTCAGCGAGAAACCATCCCCATTGCGGAACGCCGTCCCCACCCGCACCTGCTCCACGCGCCCGTCCGGGCGCTTCACTGCCACCGTCACCGGAAAACCCTGATCGCTCATGACCGCCGGAAATCATCCCCGCCCCACGGTGTCAACGACTCCGGGGGGCAGGGGTGCTCGGGCCAACCCGCTCCGGGAGCAGGCAGGCACCCGGGGAGGGGGGAGCGTCGCCGGGGAGACCCTCAGCGCAGCTCGACGCGCTCCTTGCCACCCTTCTTGCGCACCCAGGCCTTGGGCTTGGGCGGCGCGGCCGGCTCCGGACGCGGCGGCGCGGCCTCGGCGAGCGCCTTGGACGCCGCGCGGCCCCGGGGCAGCACCACGTCCGGCACCGACTGCGGCGACGCGTCGTCCACCCACTTGTCCGGCCGCCGGTTGGACTTCACCAGCAGCCGCAGCTTCTGGTAGTGCGCCGAGCAGTACCCCTTCGAGCGCGACGGCCGCTTGCACCCGATGACGGCGCAGCGCTTGCCCTCCTCGGTCCGCGCCGCGGGAGGACGGCCCCGGCGCGCCGGCACCACCGGCTCGGCCGCCTGCGCCCCACGGGCCGCCGGCACCACCGCGCCCCGGCCCCGCGTCACCCCCGGCAGCGTGATTCCCGGCAACGCCAGCTGCAACGACTGCATCCGCGTCGCCAGGGGCGCCAGGCGCTGGACGATGTTCACCAGCCGCTCGACGACCTCCAGCCGCTCATCCATTCGCGTGATGGCCTTGTGCAAGGGAGCCAACCGCCCCCGAAGCTCCACCTGGACCATCTCCCGCAACGGTTTTTCGATCGACATGCGCGCACCATATGCCACTCAGTGGCCCCTACCGCCAGTCCCTCGGACCTCCGCTTTGTCGACCCGGCCACGTCCCACCCCTCCGTCCACCTCCGCGCATCCCATGCCGAATGCTGCGGCACTCCCGCTCCGCTTGGGGCATGGTGCGCCGGCCGCGGGCACGAGGACTCCCAGACATGACCCACGATTCGACCGATTGGCTTTGCATCAACACCATCCGCACCCTCGCCATGGATGCGGTGGAACAGGCCCACTCGGGCCACCCGGGCGCGCCCATGGCGCTGGCGCCCGTGGCCTACCAACTGTGGCAGCAGGAGCTGCGCTACGACCCGGCCAGCCCCATCTGGCCCAACCGGGACCGGTTCGTGCTCTCCAACGGGCACGCCTCCATGCTGCTCTACTCCCTGCTCCACCTCACGGGCGTGCGCCGCGTCACCTCGGAGTACACCACCGAGGACCAGGTGGCCGTGTCGCTGGAGGACCTCAAGAAGTTCCGCCAGCTGGACAGCTCCACCCCCGGCCACCCCGAGTACCGCTGGACGAGCGGCGTGGAGACCACCACCGGCCCGCTGGGCCAGGGCGTGGCCAACACCGTGGGCATGGCCATCGCCAGCCGCTGGCTCGCCGGGTACTTCAACCGCCCCGGCTTCGAGCTGTTCGACTACGACGTCTATGCCCTGTGCGGTGACGGAGACCTGATGGAGGGCGTGGCCAGCGAGGCCGCCTCGCTCGCCGGGCACCTGAAGCTGCCCAACCTGTGCTGGGTCTACGACAGCAACCGCATCAGCATCGACGGCAGCACGGACCTGGCCTTCACCGAGGACGTGGGCAAGCGCTTCGAGGCCTATGGCTGGCGCGTGCTCCACGTGGCCGACGCCAACGACCTGGACGCGCTCTCGCAGGCCTTCCGCACCTTCAAGCAGGACCGCGGCCTGCCCACCCTCATCATCGTCACCACGCAGATCGGCTACGGCGCGCCCAAGAAGCAGGGCAGTGCGTCCGCCCACGGCGAGCCCCTGGGCGCGGAGGAGATCAAGGGCGCCAAGCGCAAGTACGGGTGGCCCGAGGACGCGCAGTTCCTCGTGCCCGAGGGCGTGCGCGAGCGCTTCTCCGAGCGGATGGGCGAGCGCGGCCGCCAGCTGCGCACGGAGTGGGAGGCCCGGTTCGCCGAGTACCAGAAGAAGCACCCGGAGCTGGCGGACCACCTCACGCGGATGCAGAAGCGCGAGTTGCCCGAGGGCTGGGACAAGGAGCTGCCGGTGTTCCCCGCGGACGCCAAGGGCGTGGCCACGCGCGAGTCGAGCGGCAAGGTGCTCAGCGCGCTGGCGAAGAACTACCCGTGGCTGGTGGGCGGCTCGGCGGACCTCAATCCGTCCACGAAGACGTACCTGTCGTTCTCGGGCGCGATGAAGCCGGGGGACCAGACGGGGCGCAACATCCACTTCGGCGTGCGCGAGCACGCCATGGGCTCCATCCTCAACGGCCTGGCGCTGAGCAAGGTGCGCCCCTACAGCGCCACCTTCCTCATCTTCAGCGAGTACGAGCGGCCCCCCATCCGCCTGTCGGCCATCATGGAGCTGCCGAGCATCCACATCTTCACCCATGACTCGATTGGCCTGGGCGAGGACGGCCCGACGCACCAGCCGGTGGAGCAGCTGCCGAGCCTGCGCGCGATTCCGGGCCTCATCGTGCTGCGGCCGGCGGACGCCAACGAGGTGACGGAGGCGTGGCGGGTGATTGCGCCGCTGCGGCACCAGCCGGTGGTGCTGGTGCTCACGCGCCAGGCGGTGCCCACGCTGGACCGGACGAAGTACGCACCGGCCTCGGGGCTGGCCAAGGGGGCGTACGTGCTGTCGGACAGCAAGGGCACGCCGGACGTCATCCTGATTGGCACGGGCAGCGAGGTGACGCTGTGCCTGCAGGCGCAGGAGCAGTTGGAGGGCCAGGGGGTGAAGGCGCGCGTGGTGAGCATGCCCTCGTGGGAGCTGTTCGAGCAGCAGGACGAGGCGTACCGCGAGCAGGTGCTGCCCTCGAGCGTGAGGGCGCGCGTGGCGGTGGAGAAGGCGGCGGCGTTCGGCTGGGAGCGCTTCGTGGGGCTGCGCGGGGCGGTGGTGGGCATGCGCAGCTTCGGGGCCTCGGCGCCGCTCAAGGCCCTGCAGCAGAAGTTCGGCTTCACCGTGGACAACGTGGTGAAGGTGGCCCGCGAGGTCATCGAGCAGGCGAAGAAGTAGTCACCGTGTAGAGCCCCCTCTCCCCCTGGGAGAGGGCGGGGGTGAGGGTCTTCCCCGGTCCGCCCGGACAGGTGGACGGGGAAGGCCCGGCCCGAGCAGAAGGAGAGCCATGGGATTCACGTTGGATGTCCACAACTACCGTGCGCTCCGGAAGGTGCGCTGGAGTCCCTCGGGCGTCTGCGCCATCACGGGACCCAACGGCGCGGGCAAGACGACCCTGCTGTCCACCCTCGAGTTCCTCCGGTACTTCCTCGAGAGAGGTATCCAGACGGCCGTCGAGTTCTCGGGGGGAGCCGCGAGCATCAAGAACCAGCTCGCGTCGCCGCAGGATGGCATCCGGTTGATGCTGGAGCAGGGTCAGAACTCCTGGGTGCTCCATGTCGAGCTGCGTCCTCCCGCGTTCGAAGTCGGAGAGCGGGTGCGGATTGGCAGTACAGCCGTCGCGAGACAAGATCCCCACCCACGCTCGGCCGTCGTCCAGGACCATGAGCTGACGGTCTCGGGAGACTCCGTTTTCTCCCATGCCATGACCCTGCTTCCTCCGGAGCAGCGGGAAGCACTCAAGGGACTCCACGGGCTCGCGGCGAACTTCCGGCTGTACCAGAACCTCCAGGTCTGGAGCTTGCGGACGACGGGCTCTCCCGCGACCACGGACCTTCACCTGCAACCGGACGGACGCAATGCGTTCTCGGTGCTGCGCAACTGGAAGGCCGGCCGCAAGGAGCACGAAGAGCGCTGGCGCTTCGTCCGGGATGGACTGGAGGAGTGCTTCCCTGAGCTCTTCGAGGACATCGAGTTTCTCTCGGCCGGCCTGACCGTCGCCGTCCGGTTCTTCCTCAAGGGGTTGCGAGAGCCCATTGATGCCTACTCGGCGCCGCATGGCCTGCTCATCACGCTGCTCCACCTGTGTGCCATTGCCTCCACGCCAGACGGTGGCGCCGTGGCCATCGATGAGCCGGAGAATGGCCTGCACCCGTACGCCATCCGGACGTTGATGGACCTGGCGAGGGCCCGCGCCGAGGCGAAAGACCTGACCATCCTTCTCGCGACGCACTCGCCGGTGGTGCTCAACACCTTCAACACCGAGCCGGAGCGCGTCTACATCATGGAGCCCGGCCACGACGTGCTCCCCATCGCGTTGAGTGAGCACAGCGATCCGGAGTGGCTCGCCCACTTCTCGCTCGGAGACCTCTACAGCGACCAGACGTTCGGCGCGCAGAGGCGTGCACCCAAGTGACGGTCCGGGTTCAGCTCATCGTCACGGGAGAGCTCGAACGCCTGGGTTTGCACCTCTCCCTCCGGAAGCTCTTCGCCTCGACCGGCGCGGACGTCGAATTCCTCGTGCCCCAGAAGACCCAGGACTTCACGTCCAACCGAGTGGGGACATTGCTGCCCCCGGAGCTGGCCGCCAGATCTCTCGCCGCGAAACTCGCGGGCGCGCTGGTGCTCGCGGTGTATCCGGGCCGGGGCAGCACGATGCAGGCGGACCATGTCATCGCGGTGGACGACCTGGAACTGGCCAACGCGGACCAGCCCGGACACGTCCTGGAGTACTTCCGCCACGCGGTGAAGGCATACGTCGACAGTACGTTTTCCTCTGCCACCACCCGCGACCGGGTGTACCAGGCGCTCGCCGAGCGCGGCTCGTTCCACCTGCTCGCCCCCATGGTCGAGTCCTATTTCTTCGGTGAGGCCGCCGCGCTCCAACGGGCCACGGCCCACCAGGCTCCCAACCGCTTCGACACGGCTCGCGATCTCGAGGACTTCGAGGTGGATGATGCGGCCTATCTGGCCGCCACGGTGCCAGGGAAGTACGAGCCCCGCCATCGGCACCCGAAGAACTATGTCCGGTACCTCTGCGACCCCACAGGGCAGCGGCGCGCCTACCGCGAGACGCACGAGGGACTCGATGCCCTCCGGGTACTCGACTGGACGTCGGTCCTCCGACAGGAAGCACACGCGGCGTTCGCACGAGCGCTCATCGACGATGTCGCCGATGCGCTGAACGTTCCGTCGCCATGTCCTGGCGTGTGCTCCACGCTGACCGTGCGCAAGGGAGACGGGCTGCTGCGCAACATCTGATGGCGTACCGCCTGATGATGGCGGTCACGGACTCAGTCGCAGGGAGCGCCGGGCTGCCTCCCACTCCGAGCGCAACAGGCCCCACACCTGCTGGTCCTTGCGCTGACCCTCGATGAAGTAGTGCTCGCGCATCACGCCCTCCAAGGTGAAGCCGAGCTTCCTCGCCAGTCCCTGGGAGGCGAGGTTGTCCGCCGCGGTGGTGAGCCATACCCGGTGCAGGAAGGGCCACTCGAAGAGCCGCTCCAGCACCATCCCCACCGCTCGCGTGCCCAGGCCCCGGCCGTGGTAGGCGCTGGAGAGCATGTAGCCAATCTCGATGCGCCCCTGGAACCGCGACAGCTCCTTCGCGGCCACCGTGCCGATGATGCGCCCGTCGAGCTCCACCATCCACCGGAAGCTCGTGGCCTTCGGGTCCGACAGGTCAGCGGTGGATTCCTGGATGCGCTTGAGCAGGGATTCGCGCGTGGAGGGCTCCAGCGGCATGAGCCGGCGTGACACGGGCTCGTCCCGCATGGCCATCCAGAGGTCCACGTGCTCGGGCAGGGCGGGAACCAGGCGCAGGTCCGGAGTCGTCATGGCCCGCCACTGTAACGCCTGCCCTCCAGGAAGCCGTGGCTCCTGCGCGCCCCACCCAGGCCCCCGCGCGTAACCCCTTGGGAAAAGGCCTTCTCTTTTTCCCTCGGGAACCCTTGAGCCCAGCGGCCTGCCGGGCAGGCCCTCGCTGCACGAACTCCAAACGCGCCTCAGCTTCCCGACCGCAATCGAAACACCCAAAGGGAGGGAAGACACATGACCAAGACGAAGCTTCTGCTGGCGGGACTCCTGGCTGGTGCGGTGGCGGTCGGGACCGGATGCAAGACGGACAAGGCCACCACGAATACCGATACCGGGACCGGCACGGACACGAGCACCATGTCGACGGATGGCGGCATGGGCGGCGCGGGCGTGGACACCATGGACCGCGGCCGCGAGGAGGTGGATCCGCTGCCCCAGGAGGGCACGCGCGAGATGGAGCCCGGCGTGCACGATGACATCCCCGCCGAGCCCGGCACGGGTGGCACGGGCCTCGAGCCGGAGCCCATGGACCGCACGAACGACACCCTCGGCGGCGAGACGAGCGACGAGCCGCTCGGCCCGGGCGCGCCGGCCAATCAGCCCGTGCCGAATGAGGACATGAACGACACCGAGCGCACCACCGATCCCATGAAGTGACAGCTCGGCCTCACCTTGAAATGAAACGGCCCACGGGCGCGAGGCTCGTGGGCCGTCTCGTCTGCGACGGACTCCAAGCCATCCGAAGAAAGTCCGTGCAGGGGTCTGTCCTCAGCTCAAGAGCAGGAGGACCCCTCCGGGCACGGTCTCACCAAAGTTGTCCAACAGTTGGACAAGTTCGTGAAGAGCGCGCCCGGGAGGCGGGCTGAACTCGAGAGCGTGACCTGCGGATACGGTGCGGACACACCCACCCCTGAAAGGACTTTGTTCCGATGGCTTGGAAGCGGCTCACGGCACCGCGGGCACGGCCTGGGTGGCCTCCTGCTCCGCGGCCCGGCGCTTCTCCACCTCGGCCTTCAGGTGCTTCAGGCCCTGCTCGAAGTTGTTGCCGAGCATGTCGTTGATCATCCCGACGAAGTAGCCCCCCATGGGCGGCAGCGTGCCGCTGTCCACCCACGTCACCTTCGTCCCGCCACCCTCCTGCGTCCACGTGAGCGAGCCGTGCGCGTTGACGGCGTCACGCGTCTCGATCATCTCGTCCACCCATACCCCCGCGGCCACGTCACTCTTCGTGATGGTCATCTTCCCGAGCCCCATCTTCGGGCCCTGCCACGCCCACCATGCCCCCACGCCCGAGGCGGGACCGCCGTACTCGTTCTTCACCTCCGGGTCCATGTCCTGGGTCCACGCGGCCCACGACTGCCAGGCCTTGAGGTCATTCACGAGCGGGTGGATGTGCTCGGGCGAGGCGTTGATGACGATCGACCGCTCCACCTTCCACTGCCTCGGCAGGAACAGGCCCACCACCGTCAACACCACCACGAGCCCCACGAACCCGAGGCCCACACGCACCAGCACGCGCTTCATGCACTCCCCTTGTCACCGGCGGACGAGGCCGGCGCGCAACCATACACCGGGGCCTGCCCCCGCCAGATTTCACCGCGGGGTCGCTCGGCACCGCGCCCGGCTGTCCACGCGGATGCACCCAGCGTGTAGGCGGGGCTACAGCAGCGGCGCGTCTGGCTCGAGTGGTGAATGGCCGGTGAGCTCGGCGAACTCAGAGGGCTCGAAACGGCAGAAACCGATGGCGCCATAAAGGCCCATCGTGTCACCGCTCAGCTTGTAGCGGCCCTCCGGGGTGAAGGCGGCCCAGCCGGCCGGGAGGTGCGCATAGGCGATCCGCTCCTGACCGGTAGCGACATCGAACAGGCACACGATTCCTTTCAGGAAGGCCACGGCGAGATGGTGACCATCCGGCGAGAAGGCCAGGCTCGTGACCCAGGAGGAGTGGCCCTGGAAACCGCGCAGCTCCCTTCCGGTGTGCGCCTCCCACAGCATCACCGTCTTGTCCGCCGACCCGCTGACGAGCCACTTGCCGTCCGGCGAGAAGGCCACGCTGGTAACCCAGGCCGAATGGCCGTGAAGGCGGCGCAGCTCCCTTCCGGTGTGCACATCCCACAACCTCACCGTCATGTCCGAGGAACCGCTGACGAGCCACTTGCCGTCCGGCGAGAACGCGATGCTCATGACCAGGGACGAATGGCCCTCGAGGCAACGCAGCTCGCGGCCGGTTTGCACGTCCCACAGCCTCACCATCGTGTCGGAAGAGCCGCTGGCGAGCCACTGGCCGTCCGGTGAGAAGGCCACGCTTCTGACCCAGTGCGAATGACCCTGCAGACAGCGCCACTCCTTGCCAGTACGCACGTTCCACAGTCTCACCGTACTGTCGTCGGAACCGCTGGCGAGCCACTGGCCGTCTGGCGAGAAGGCCACGCTCCTGACCCAATCCGAATGGCCCACGAAGCCGCGCAGTTCGCTTCCGGTGCGTACGTCCCACAGCCGGACCGTGGCATCGGCGCCACCACTGGCGAGCCATCTCCCATCCCGCGAGCTCGCGACAGTGGTGACACTGGACGAATGACCCTGGAGGCGGCGCAGCTCCCTTCCGGTGCGCACATCCCACAGCCTCATCGCCCTGTCCTCGGAAGCGCTGGCGAGCCATCGTCCATCCGGCGAAAACACGACGCTCGTGGCCTGGAACGCACAGCCCTCGAGTCTGTGCTGCTCCCTGCCCGTCCGCGTGTTCCACAGCCTGACCGTTTTGTCATCGGAACCACTGGCGAGCCATTGCCCATCGGGCGAGAAGGCCACGCTATTGACCCATCCTGAATGGCCCCGGAGGCCGCGCAGCTCCCTGCCCGTGCCCACGGCCCACACCCTCACCGTGTTGTCGACGGAACCACTGGCGAGCCACTTTCCATCCGGCGAGAACGCCACGCTCCTGACCCAGTCCGAATGACCTGGAAAGCCGCGCAGCTCGCTGCCGGTACGCACGTCCCACAGCACCACCGTGCTGTCGTCCGAACCACTGGCGAGCCACTCCCCGTCCGGCGAGAAGGCGACGCAGTTGACCCGAGCCGCATGGCCCCGCAGGCAAAGCAGCTCCCTGCCCGTGGAGACGTCCCACAGCCTCACCGTGTTGTCCGCGGAGCCGCTGGCCACCCACTTCCCGTCTGGAGAGAGGGAGACGCTCTTCACCATGAGCGTATGGCCCCGGAGGCGGAGCACTTCCCTGCCCGTGGACACGTCCCACAGCCTCACCGTGTTGTCCGCGGACCCGCTGGCCACCCACTTTCCGTCCGGCGAGAAGGCCACGCTCGTCACGGAGGACACATGGCCTTGGAGGGTGCACAGCTCGCTTCCCCCGCGCACGTCCCACAGCTTCACCGTGGTGTCTTCCGAACCACTGGCGAGCCACCGCCCATCCCGTGAGATCGCCGCGCTCGTGACACTGGAGGAATGGCCCAGGAAACGGTGCAGTTCCCCCCCCGTGCGCACATCCCACAACCGGACCGAGCTGTCCGCATCCCCCGTGGCAACCCACTCACCGCTTGGATGGAACGCGATGGCGCTGCACACCGCCCGGGTGGACACGAAAATCGCTTCCCCAGGGCGCACAGGGCGAGTGGAAGCGGCGCCAGCGAGCCGCGCAGGAGCTGACTCCAGCAGGGCGCTGTCGAAGGTCGCGTCGAGGAGATTGGCTCCCACGAGACTCGTCTCTTCAAGACGTGCACCCACGAGCGAGGCCCCCACGAGTCTGGCGAAGGTGAGGTCCGCCCTCGAGACATCCGCCCGCTCCAGCACCGCGTCGCTGAGGTCGGCTCGAAGGAGCTTCGCGCCCTGAAGCACCGCGCCCGTGAAGTGGGCCCCCTCGCAATCCGCGAAGGCGAGCACCGCATTCGTCAGATCGGCGCCATCGAGCTTCGCCTGGGCGAGATTGGCCCGCTCGAGCAGCGCGCCCCGGAAGGAAACGCCGCGCAGATCCGCGCCATGGAAGTTGGTATCCACCAGGACGGAGCGCTCGAAGCGGGCCTCGCGGAGATCCTCGCCCGCGAAGCTGCGTCCTGAATGGTCCTGGCCCGAGTAGTCGATCGGCGTGAGGGATTGACCCAGGGAGCGGAGCACCTCGGTCGCGTTGATGACCAGGTTCTCCCCAGGCTTGTCGGCCAGCACGCGCCGGGCCCACGTGATGGCCCGTGCCCGGGTCGTGAGCGCGGTGAAGAAATCCACCATGAGCGCCGACATCGATTGATGGGAGAGCAGCGTCACCGCGGTGGTCTCCCATGCGGCATCGACTCCACTGGCCGCCACATCGGCGACCAGCCACTCCATGACCGACTGATGAATGAACGAGAAGGCTCCCTTCTCGTCGCGCACCAGCAGCGTGCCAGAGCCCACATCGTGCCCCGCCGAGTAGGCGTCCATCGGCTGGTCTTGCCGGCTCATCAACTTCGGCAGTGCTCTTTGGGCAATCGCC
The sequence above is drawn from the Archangium gephyra genome and encodes:
- a CDS encoding GNAT family N-acetyltransferase, whose product is MTTPDLRLVPALPEHVDLWMAMRDEPVSRRLMPLEPSTRESLLKRIQESTADLSDPKATSFRWMVELDGRIIGTVAAKELSRFQGRIEIGYMLSSAYHGRGLGTRAVGMVLERLFEWPFLHRVWLTTAADNLASQGLARKLGFTLEGVMREHYFIEGQRKDQQVWGLLRSEWEAARRSLRLSP
- a CDS encoding SRPBCC family protein; the protein is MKRVLVRVGLGFVGLVVVLTVVGLFLPRQWKVERSIVINASPEHIHPLVNDLKAWQSWAAWTQDMDPEVKNEYGGPASGVGAWWAWQGPKMGLGKMTITKSDVAAGVWVDEMIETRDAVNAHGSLTWTQEGGGTKVTWVDSGTLPPMGGYFVGMINDMLGNNFEQGLKHLKAEVEKRRAAEQEATQAVPAVP
- a CDS encoding pentapeptide repeat-containing protein — encoded protein: MSKGRELVERLVALPPSRFNQLVLVLGVAPGVISGEAASLAHRAVELVRYFEQPGRDTSRLEAELERLLQESREPVSNAPAQGRSEASGEGSVRRAVVLTALGLEYKAVRAHLRDVREETHPAGTVYERGFFGAEHEPWEVLIVETGAGTAAAAVEAERALTWFEPQAILFVGVAGGVKDVKLGDVVVADKVYGYEHGKDVEEGFLPRPEVHRATYAVLQRARADARKDEWKRRLQASTSGEPQVFIGPLAAGEKVVAGQKTAVAQFLSRQYSDSLAVEMEGIGFLAAAYSQDVEALVVRGISDLLAGKAEADAAGSQPRAAAHAAAFAFEVLAHFRRGAAPDRRRLREDASGTDLRRSTGRQETQDDLLAHVAVLCELHLGGEARIERLFEPLWGDYLRVGAKREGIPELYPVAVTVGACSREVLERFEKGLHERYLQADPGVRSVLVVDHREPIDPSLKREAIQRRIQLTSLIEYRGLIDFGRYIDSELKELASESGTNKSYPPRLYVKQRVLFPSSSEVKADALTEVERLVTGDEGGHFVLLLGEFGSGKTFLLRELTQRLALLPGAPTPIRIEMRDLEKTDQLDVLVTSHFKKKGWDRPPSSRAFNRMLADGQIVLLFDGYDELALRVSYERAAAHFETLLQAARDRARVVATSRTQHFRDRGETTGLGRRLEGAGIRYTVAELLPFDRSQILELLEKIIGDRTAARARLALLDEVKDLAKLAANPRMLSFIVDIPEEQLREAKAKSGVITAASLYRMLMERWLGGETERKLGQGLATQERWEAARAVALVLWQRPQRTVSVEELPAIAQRALPKLMSRQDQPMDAYSAGHDVGSGTLLVRDEKGAFSFIHQSVMEWLVADVAASGVDAAWETTAVTLLSHQSMSALMVDFFTALTTRARAITWARRVLADKPGENLVINATEVLRSLGQSLTPIDYSGQDHSGRSFAGEDLREARFERSVLVDTNFHGADLRGVSFRGALLERANLAQAKLDGADLTNAVLAFADCEGAHFTGAVLQGAKLLRADLSDAVLERADVSRADLTFARLVGASLVGARLEETSLVGANLLDATFDSALLESAPARLAGAASTRPVRPGEAIFVSTRAVCSAIAFHPSGEWVATGDADSSVRLWDVRTGGELHRFLGHSSSVTSAAISRDGRWLASGSEDTTVKLWDVRGGSELCTLQGHVSSVTSVAFSPDGKWVASGSADNTVRLWDVSTGREVLRLRGHTLMVKSVSLSPDGKWVASGSADNTVRLWDVSTGRELLCLRGHAARVNCVAFSPDGEWLASGSDDSTVVLWDVRTGSELRGFPGHSDWVRSVAFSPDGKWLASGSVDNTVRVWAVGTGRELRGLRGHSGWVNSVAFSPDGQWLASGSDDKTVRLWNTRTGREQHRLEGCAFQATSVVFSPDGRWLASASEDRAMRLWDVRTGRELRRLQGHSSSVTTVASSRDGRWLASGGADATVRLWDVRTGSELRGFVGHSDWVRSVAFSPDGQWLASGSDDSTVRLWNVRTGKEWRCLQGHSHWVRSVAFSPDGQWLASGSSDTMVRLWDVQTGRELRCLEGHSSLVMSIAFSPDGKWLVSGSSDMTVRLWDVHTGRELRRLHGHSAWVTSVAFSPDGKWLVSGSADKTVMLWEAHTGRELRGFQGHSSWVTSLAFSPDGHHLAVAFLKGIVCLFDVATGQERIAYAHLPAGWAAFTPEGRYKLSGDTMGLYGAIGFCRFEPSEFAELTGHSPLEPDAPLL